Proteins co-encoded in one Falco rusticolus isolate bFalRus1 chromosome 14, bFalRus1.pri, whole genome shotgun sequence genomic window:
- the IL13RA1 gene encoding interleukin-13 receptor subunit alpha-1 encodes MDGPAAPLRCRLLLAVCWAAAAGTAAGAKVLPPPSNLDYSFIQICTLNWTWNPPENVSSSCDLEYSSDIVIDEVLQHKREWSKSRFRVTDTSLNEEMRFKVRSECKYGNVSEPSRWVETSLLPKGIPGTAAVDLSCIWHNLEYMVCTWRPGENTSSDTNYALFYWFDGLKNHKKCSNYSMHQGISGCTFNLSFPKVTSTYPAISILIRDDSEEIRPVCASKNPTTLVKPATPRQVMLSKINDEIYLEWSESDTFPENCLFYEVEYHNGDLDTAQIIKVENNYMSMPSVDHSSKYIFKVRAKPKPECYSSKLYSDWSEEKSVGEKVDSTFHFVLIVTIPLIVAVSMIILLVYLKRLKILILPPIPDPREILKRMFGEQNEDSQRCAKDDQVHAYNRLIKEEEIHSLILTETPACANSENEN; translated from the exons ATGGACGGTCCCGCGGCCCCGCTGCGCTGCCGGCTGCTCCTCGCCGTCTGCtgggcggccgccgcggggacGGCGGCAG GAGCAAAAGTTCTTCCACCTCCATCCAACCTGGACTACTCATTTATCCAAATCTGCACCCTGAACTGGACATGGAACCCCCCAGAGAACGTCAGCAGTAGCTGTGACCTAGAGTATTCCAGTGACATTGTGATTGATGAGGTCCTTCAGCACAAAAGA GAATGGAGTAAGAGTCGCTTCCGTGTGACAGATACATCCTTGAATGAGGAAATGCGTTTCAAAGTGAGAAGTGAGTGCAAGTACGGTAATGTCAGCGAGCCCAGCCGGTGGGTGGAGACCTCCCTTCTGCCCAAAG GTAttccaggcactgctgctgttgacTTGAGCTGCATTTGGCACAATTTGGAGTACATGGTTTGTACATGGCGCCCTGGGGAGAACACAAGCAGTGATACCAATTATGCATTGTTCTACTG GTTTGATGGTTTGAAAAACCACAAGAAGTGCAGTAACTATTCTATGCATCAAGGAATCTCTGGATGCACTTTCAATCTTAGCTTCCCAAAAGTCACCAGCACTTATCCAGCTATAAGTATTTTGATTAGAGATGATTCTGAAGAAATTAGGCCTGTGTGTGCAAGTAAAAATCCTACCACCCTTG taaaaCCTGCTACACCGAGACAAGTTATGCTGTCAAAGATTAATGATGAAATATATCTAGAATGGAGTGAATCAGACACCTTCCCagaaaattgtttattttatgaagttGAATATCACAATGGAGATTTGGACACGGCTCAGataattaaa gttgaaaataattatatgtcAATGCCTAGCGTTGATCATAGCAGCAAGTACATCTTCAAAGtgagagcaaaaccaaagcctGAGTGTTACAGCAGCAAGCTCTACAGTGACTGGAGTGAAGAAAAGAGTGTTG gtgAGAAGGTGGACTCTACattccattttgttttaatagtcACCATTCCATTAATAGTAGCAGTATCTATGATAATTCTGCTTGTTTATCTAAAAAG gcTGAAGATATTAATTCTCCCACCAATTCCGGACCCTAGAGAAATTCTTAAGCGCATGTTTGGAGAGCAGAACGAGGATTCCCAG AGATGTGCAAAGGATGATCAGGTGCATGCTTACAACAGGTTAatcaaggaagaagaaattcaTTCTTTAATCTTAACAGAAACTCCAGCGTGTGCTAATTCTGAAAACGAAAACTGA